A genomic region of Staphylococcus roterodami contains the following coding sequences:
- a CDS encoding DUF1361 domain-containing protein, with protein MKSRYIARIYFLVLFIASLFETKIFQFMTLNLFLAYIPFELSLLLRLFKPNKKYEWPLFIIYSFIFVLLLPNTFYMVTDLIHLNQFQFNFYAGLNLAEWKYFTYLLLGVFLAVYVMILIYFEILTLTTHQWLNRTIIICLMFLNGFGIYIGRFLRLHSVYFFNEPLRVLNHILESLTLNTAVFVCYMVVMQAAILLFGKGVRLIK; from the coding sequence ATGAAATCAAGATACATCGCTAGAATATACTTTTTAGTCTTATTCATAGCCTCTCTTTTTGAGACTAAAATATTTCAATTTATGACTTTAAATTTATTTTTAGCATATATACCATTTGAGTTGAGCCTTCTTTTACGATTATTTAAACCAAATAAAAAATATGAATGGCCACTCTTTATCATTTATAGCTTTATTTTTGTATTATTATTACCAAATACATTTTATATGGTCACAGACTTAATTCACTTAAACCAATTTCAATTTAATTTTTATGCTGGCCTTAATTTAGCCGAATGGAAATACTTTACGTATTTATTACTGGGCGTTTTTCTAGCTGTCTATGTAATGATTTTAATTTATTTTGAAATTCTAACACTTACAACACACCAATGGCTTAATAGAACCATTATTATCTGCTTGATGTTTTTAAATGGGTTTGGTATTTATATCGGCCGCTTCTTACGCCTACACTCTGTTTATTTCTTTAATGAACCATTGCGTGTGTTAAACCATATTTTAGAAAGTCTGACTTTAAATACAGCTGTTTTTGTTTGTTATATGGTAGTGATGCAAGCAGCTATTCTATTATTTGGTAAAGGAGTGAGGTTGATAAAGTGA
- a CDS encoding DNA-binding protein — protein MKIQRNNHTTLLVLEKGEDIVESITHFADTNNLKFATVSGIGACDDVVLKFFNLTTKEYEERHITEPLELTSLLGNISRLDNGHFAHLHATFGTQTYQTYSGHLSKAIVSATAEIIITHTDMDIHRTFNEAIGLNLLDPK, from the coding sequence ATGAAAATACAAAGAAACAATCATACCACGTTACTCGTTTTAGAAAAAGGTGAAGATATCGTTGAATCTATTACACATTTCGCCGATACAAACAATTTGAAATTTGCCACTGTGAGTGGTATTGGTGCCTGTGATGATGTCGTTTTAAAATTTTTCAATTTAACAACAAAGGAATATGAAGAACGTCATATCACTGAACCTCTGGAACTTACAAGTCTACTGGGTAATATTTCTCGTTTAGACAATGGACATTTCGCTCATTTACATGCAACTTTTGGCACTCAAACTTATCAAACATATAGTGGTCACCTATCTAAAGCTATTGTTTCTGCTACCGCTGAAATCATAATCACTCATACAGATATGGACATTCATCGTACTTTTAATGAAGCTATCGGTTTAAATTTACTCGACCCAAAATAA
- the norA gene encoding multidrug efflux MFS transporter NorA produces the protein MNKQIIVLYFNIFLIFLGIGLVIPVLPVYLEDLGLTGSDLGLLVAAFALSQMIISPFGGTLADKLGKKLIICIGLILFSASEFMFAVGHNFSILMLSRIIGGMSAGMVMPGVTGLIADISPSHQKAKNFGYMSAIINSGFILGPGIGGFMAEVSHRLPFYFAGGLGIVAFIMSVILIYDPKKSTTTGFQKLEPQLLTKINWKVFITPAILTLVLAFGLSAFETLFSLYTSYKVNYTPKDISIAITGGGIFGAIFQIYFFDKFMKYFSELTFIAWSLLYSVIVLILLVFANGYWSIMIISFIVFIGFDMIRPAITNYFSNIAGDRQGFAGGLNSTFTSMGNFIGPLIAGALFDVHIEAPIYMAIAVSLAGIIIVLIEKQHRTKLEQQ, from the coding sequence ATGAACAAACAGATTATCGTTTTATATTTTAATATTTTCTTAATATTTTTAGGAATTGGTTTAGTCATTCCAGTCTTACCTGTGTACTTAGAAGATTTGGGATTAACTGGTAGTGATTTAGGTCTTTTAGTTGCTGCTTTTGCTTTATCTCAAATGATCATATCGCCTTTTGGTGGAACATTGGCTGACAAATTAGGGAAAAAGTTAATTATTTGTATTGGGTTAATTCTTTTTTCTGCTTCTGAATTTATGTTTGCAGTAGGACATAATTTTTCAATATTAATGTTATCAAGAATTATTGGTGGTATGAGTGCTGGCATGGTTATGCCTGGCGTTACAGGCTTAATCGCTGATATTTCACCAAGCCACCAAAAAGCGAAAAACTTTGGTTATATGTCCGCAATAATTAATTCAGGATTTATTTTAGGACCTGGTATAGGTGGTTTTATGGCAGAAGTATCACATCGATTGCCATTCTATTTTGCAGGTGGGTTAGGTATCGTGGCGTTTATTATGTCTGTCATTTTAATTTATGATCCTAAGAAGTCAACAACTACAGGCTTCCAAAAATTAGAACCGCAGTTGTTAACGAAAATTAATTGGAAAGTATTTATTACACCGGCAATCTTAACATTAGTGTTAGCCTTTGGTTTATCAGCATTTGAAACACTTTTCTCACTATATACATCATATAAAGTGAACTATACGCCTAAAGATATTTCAATTGCGATTACAGGTGGTGGTATATTTGGTGCGATATTCCAAATATATTTCTTTGATAAATTTATGAAATATTTCTCAGAACTAACATTTATCGCATGGTCTCTATTATATTCAGTAATTGTTTTAATCTTATTAGTCTTTGCAAATGGTTACTGGTCTATTATGATAATTAGTTTTATAGTCTTTATAGGATTTGACATGATAAGACCAGCTATTACAAATTATTTTTCTAATATAGCAGGAGATAGACAAGGATTTGCTGGTGGATTAAACTCTACATTTACGAGTATGGGGAACTTTATTGGTCCATTAATCGCAGGCGCATTATTTGATGTTCATATAGAAGCGCCGATTTATATGGCAATTGCAGTTTCATTAGCAGGTATAATTATTGTTTTGATTGAAAAGCAACATAGAACAAAATTGGAACAACAATAA
- the ybaK gene encoding Cys-tRNA(Pro) deacylase — protein MAKNKKTNAMRMLDRAKVKYDVHSFEVPEEHLSGEEVAKIIKENVETVFKTLVLENAKHEHFVFVIPVNKTLDMKKAAAIVNEKKLNLMPLENLKNVTGYIRGGCSPIGMKQLFPTVIDASSEQYEFISVSGGLRTMQITIAVDDLISITKAKIGSVVHD, from the coding sequence ATGGCTAAAAATAAGAAAACTAATGCAATGAGAATGCTTGACCGAGCTAAAGTTAAATACGATGTACATAGTTTCGAAGTACCAGAGGAACATTTATCTGGGGAAGAAGTTGCCAAGATTATTAAAGAAAATGTTGAAACGGTATTTAAAACTCTGGTACTAGAAAATGCGAAACATGAGCATTTTGTCTTTGTAATTCCAGTTAATAAGACGTTAGATATGAAAAAGGCAGCTGCGATTGTTAATGAAAAGAAATTGAATCTTATGCCTTTAGAAAATTTGAAAAATGTAACTGGATATATACGTGGTGGTTGTTCACCAATAGGTATGAAACAATTATTTCCAACAGTCATTGACGCATCAAGTGAACAGTATGAATTTATTAGTGTAAGTGGAGGACTTCGTACGATGCAAATAACAATTGCTGTTGACGATTTGATAAGTATTACTAAAGCTAAAATTGGCTCGGTTGTTCATGATTAA
- a CDS encoding DeoR/GlpR family DNA-binding transcription regulator yields the protein MMIITEKRHELILEELSHKDFLTLQELIDRTGCSASTIRRDLSKLQQLGKLQRIHGGAMLKENRMVEANLTEKLTTNLDEKKKIAKLAAAQINDNECLFIDAGSSTLELIQCIQAKDIIVVTNGLTHVEALLKKGIKTIMLGGQVKENTLATIGSSAMEILRRYCFDKAFIGMNGLDIELGLSTPDEQEALVKQTAMSLANKSYVLIDHSKFNKVYFARVPMLESTTIITSEKALNHQALKEYQHKYHFIGGTL from the coding sequence ATGATGATAATTACTGAAAAGAGACACGAGTTAATATTAGAGGAGCTTTCGCATAAGGATTTTTTAACATTGCAAGAATTAATTGATAGAACGGGTTGCAGTGCTTCAACTATTCGAAGAGATTTATCAAAATTACAACAATTAGGTAAATTACAACGTATTCATGGTGGTGCCATGTTAAAAGAGAATCGTATGGTCGAAGCAAATTTAACTGAAAAGTTAACTACTAATCTAGATGAAAAGAAAAAGATTGCTAAATTGGCAGCGGCTCAAATCAATGACAACGAATGTTTGTTTATTGATGCTGGTTCATCTACGCTTGAGCTTATTCAATGCATTCAAGCAAAAGATATTATTGTTGTAACAAATGGTTTAACTCATGTAGAAGCATTGCTTAAAAAGGGAATTAAAACGATTATGCTAGGTGGTCAAGTTAAAGAAAATACACTGGCAACTATTGGTTCAAGCGCAATGGAAATACTGAGGCGTTATTGTTTTGATAAGGCGTTTATCGGTATGAATGGTCTAGATATTGAACTTGGTCTAAGTACACCAGATGAGCAAGAGGCTTTAGTGAAACAAACGGCAATGTCGTTAGCTAACAAGTCTTATGTACTAATTGATCACTCTAAGTTTAATAAAGTATATTTTGCTCGTGTACCAATGTTAGAAAGCACGACAATCATCACATCTGAAAAAGCATTAAATCATCAAGCGTTAAAAGAATACCAACATAAGTATCACTTTATAGGAGGGACATTATGA
- the pfkB gene encoding 1-phosphofructokinase, producing MIYTVTFNPSIDYVIFTDDFKIDGLNRATATYKFAGGKGINVSRVLKTLDVESTALGFAGGFPGKFIIETLNNSEIQSDFIEVDEDTRINVKLKTGQETEINAPGPHITSAQFEQLLSRIKNMTSDDIVIVAGSVPGSIPSDAYAQIAQITENTGAKLVVDAEKSLAESVLPYHPLFIKPNKDELEEMFNTTVKSDDDVIKYGRQLVDKGSQSVIVSLGGDGAIYIDKEKSIKAVNPQGKVVNTVGSGDSTVAGMVAGIASGLTIESAFQQAVACGTATAFDEDLATRDAIEKIKSQVTISVLDGE from the coding sequence ATGATTTATACAGTTACATTCAATCCTTCAATTGATTATGTCATTTTCACAGATGACTTTAAAATTGATGGTTTGAACAGAGCAACAGCAACATATAAATTCGCTGGAGGAAAAGGTATAAATGTCTCACGTGTCTTAAAGACATTAGATGTTGAATCAACTGCCTTAGGATTTGCAGGTGGATTTCCTGGGAAATTTATAATCGAAACATTAAACAACAGTGAAATTCAATCAGATTTCATTGAAGTAGATGAAGATACGCGTATTAATGTGAAATTAAAAACGGGACAAGAAACAGAAATTAATGCACCAGGTCCTCATATTACTTCAGCACAATTCGAGCAACTTTTAAGTCGAATTAAAAATATGACAAGTGATGACATTGTTATCGTTGCAGGAAGTGTACCAGGCAGTATACCTAGTGATGCTTATGCACAAATAGCACAAATTACAGAAAATACTGGAGCGAAGCTAGTCGTTGATGCTGAAAAATCATTAGCTGAAAGCGTTTTACCATATCACCCGTTATTTATTAAACCTAATAAGGATGAGTTAGAAGAGATGTTTAATACAACTGTGAAATCAGATGATGACGTCATTAAATATGGACGTCAATTAGTAGATAAAGGTTCACAATCTGTTATCGTTTCTCTTGGTGGTGATGGTGCTATTTATATTGATAAAGAAAAAAGTATTAAAGCTGTAAATCCACAAGGGAAGGTGGTTAATACAGTTGGCTCAGGAGATAGCACTGTTGCAGGTATGGTAGCGGGAATTGCTTCAGGTTTAACCATTGAATCAGCATTCCAACAAGCGGTAGCATGTGGTACTGCGACTGCATTTGACGAGGACTTAGCGACGCGAGATGCTATAGAAAAAATAAAATCACAAGTTACGATCAGCGTACTTGATGGGGAGTGA
- a CDS encoding fructose-specific PTS transporter subunit EIIC gives MRVTELLTKDTIAMDLMANDKNGVIDELVNQLDKAGKLSDVVAFKEAIHNRESQSTTGIGEGIAIPHAKVAAVKSPAIAFGKSKAGVDYQSLDMQPAHLFFMIAAPEGGAQTHLDALAKLSGILMDENVREKLLHASSPEEVLEIIDQADDEATKEEEAEAKAQQVEASEQATKESNEPYVLAVTACPTGIAHTYMARDALKKQADKMGIKIKVETNGSSGIKNHLTEQDIKNATGIIVAADVHVETDRFDGKNVVEVPVADGIKRPEELINKALDTSRKPFVARDGHRKGNSNDSQEKLSPGKAFYKHLMNGVSNMLPLVISGGILMAIVFLFGANSFDPKSSEYNAFAEQLWNIGSKSAFALIIPILSGFIARSIADKPGFASGLVGGMLAISGGSGFIGGIIAGFLAGYLTQGVKAMTRKLPQSLEGLKPTLIYPLLTVTATGLLMIYVFNPPASWLNHLLLNGLNNLSGSNIVLLGLVIGAMMAIDMGGPFNKAAYVFATGALIEGNAAPITAAMIGGMIPPLAIATAMLIFKRKFTKEQRGSTIPNYVMGLSFITEGAIPFAAADPLRVIPSMMIGSGIGGAIALGLGSRISAPHGGIIVIVGTDGAHLLQTIIALVVGTLVSALIYGFIKPKLTETEIEASKSMDE, from the coding sequence ATGAGAGTAACAGAGTTATTAACAAAAGATACAATTGCAATGGATTTAATGGCAAATGATAAAAATGGTGTCATTGATGAATTAGTCAATCAATTAGATAAAGCTGGTAAGTTGAGTGATGTTGTAGCCTTCAAAGAAGCGATTCATAATCGAGAATCACAAAGTACGACTGGTATCGGTGAAGGTATCGCTATTCCACATGCCAAAGTAGCTGCAGTTAAATCTCCAGCAATCGCATTCGGTAAATCAAAAGCGGGTGTAGACTATCAAAGTTTAGATATGCAACCTGCACATTTATTCTTTATGATAGCAGCTCCTGAAGGTGGCGCACAAACACATTTAGATGCTTTAGCTAAATTATCAGGTATTTTAATGGATGAAAATGTACGTGAAAAGTTATTACATGCATCATCTCCTGAAGAAGTGTTAGAGATTATTGATCAAGCAGATGATGAGGCAACAAAAGAAGAAGAAGCTGAGGCTAAAGCACAGCAAGTTGAAGCTTCAGAACAAGCAACAAAAGAATCGAATGAACCATATGTTTTAGCTGTTACAGCATGTCCAACAGGTATTGCTCATACGTATATGGCACGAGATGCATTGAAAAAACAAGCAGATAAAATGGGAATTAAAATTAAAGTTGAAACTAACGGTTCAAGTGGTATTAAAAATCATTTAACTGAACAAGATATTAAAAATGCAACAGGTATTATCGTTGCTGCAGATGTTCATGTAGAAACAGATCGTTTTGATGGCAAAAATGTCGTAGAAGTTCCAGTGGCAGATGGTATTAAACGACCAGAAGAATTGATTAATAAAGCGTTAGACACAAGTCGTAAACCGTTTGTTGCTCGTGATGGTCATAGAAAAGGTAATTCAAATGATAGTCAAGAAAAATTAAGTCCAGGTAAAGCATTTTACAAACATCTAATGAATGGTGTTTCTAACATGTTGCCACTTGTTATTTCTGGTGGTATTTTAATGGCAATCGTGTTTTTATTTGGTGCAAACTCATTTGACCCAAAAAGTTCAGAATATAACGCGTTTGCAGAACAACTTTGGAATATAGGTAGTAAAAGTGCATTCGCTTTAATCATTCCGATTTTATCAGGATTCATTGCTCGTAGTATTGCAGATAAACCTGGTTTTGCTTCAGGTCTTGTAGGTGGTATGTTAGCAATTTCTGGTGGTTCTGGATTTATCGGTGGTATCATTGCTGGTTTCTTAGCAGGTTATTTAACTCAAGGCGTTAAAGCGATGACTCGTAAGTTACCACAATCTTTAGAAGGATTAAAACCAACACTAATTTATCCATTATTAACAGTGACTGCAACTGGCTTACTAATGATATATGTCTTTAATCCACCAGCATCATGGTTAAATCATTTATTGTTAAATGGTTTAAATAATTTATCAGGTTCAAACATTGTATTATTAGGTTTAGTTATCGGAGCAATGATGGCGATTGATATGGGAGGACCATTCAATAAAGCAGCTTATGTTTTCGCAACAGGTGCATTAATTGAAGGTAATGCTGCACCAATTACAGCAGCAATGATTGGTGGTATGATTCCACCATTAGCAATTGCGACAGCGATGTTGATTTTTAAACGTAAATTTACAAAAGAACAACGAGGCTCTACTATTCCTAACTATGTGATGGGATTATCATTTATAACAGAAGGTGCGATTCCATTCGCAGCAGCTGATCCATTACGTGTCATCCCATCAATGATGATTGGTTCTGGTATTGGTGGCGCAATCGCTTTAGGATTAGGCTCTCGAATTTCAGCACCACATGGTGGAATAATTGTAATAGTTGGAACTGATGGCGCACACTTATTACAGACAATTATCGCACTTGTAGTAGGTACACTTGTTTCAGCACTTATATACGGTTTCATTAAACCTAAATTAACAGAAACTGAAATCGAAGCTTCAAAATCAATGGATGAATAA